A part of Chloroflexota bacterium genomic DNA contains:
- the rpoC gene encoding DNA-directed RNA polymerase subunit beta': METKGLKALRIGLASPEVIRSWSYGEVLKPETINYRRLRPEKDGLFCEAIFGPTRDYQCYCGKYKNPRYKGIVCDKCGVEVTRSAVRRERMGHIELAAPVAHIWYTRRIPSFLGLMLNISRRNLDRVLYFAQYIVTYVDEDARQKALKRLEDEISLSERELGEQINNQIADVKKKRDIDLKALDVERQAMEESYDEQIGSRIDPVIKEGQRLESEISTRMGKKIRKAITFNAFDNETLIVEAGDEVTSAHLIEVQKIVKEMMEDLESDLKEERGREIEKIKIRKEEVKATTELKMEELRNALEDQAEETQTESANLRDELYELEPFTFLSESRYRDLKSRWGQVFRADMGAEAFYDILKRIDLDAMSEELWEEIRTTRSKQKRKKATRRLSIIESFRRSNNKPEWMIMTVLPVIPPDLRPMVQLDGGRFATSDLNDLYRRVINRNNRLKRLLELGAPDVIVRNEKRMLQEAVDSLIDNSQRGKALSRRGRRELRSLSDMLKGKKGRFRRNLLGKRVDYSGRSVIVVGPYLKLHQCGLPKTMALELYRPFVISRLVSQEYAANIKGARRFIERNRPEVWETLEEVIKDRPVLLNRAPTLHRLGIQAFEPILVEGSAIQLHPLVTTAFNADFDGDQMAVHVPLSQKAVTEARELMLATKNLLKPANGEPIISPSKDMVLGVYYLTMFIDQEFKGHGRIFSNIDEVKMAYEMGQIDIHAQIKIQTETWYDEMNQRLPESEVRIIETTVGRVLFNNALTERMRFFNGELDKGGVKDLIAETYEVCGQEETCIIADRIKEVGFQYATRSGSTIAVADITVPPQKQEIIQEALNNVDVITRDFRRGLLTEQERDEKTIEIWQNTTNAVASKVKESLDPTGDLATMANCGASKGGFNSIAQLAGMRGLMADPAGRIIPMPIRSNFREGLNALEYFISTHGARKGLADTALRTADAGYLTRRLVDVAQDVIVNEEDCGTTNGIWINAEDDVAGQSLSERIYGRVLAERVIDPKTGEIIFEANELLTHENVKKVINAGVQKIKVRSPLTCEMVHGICASCYGVDLGRGDKVKLGSTVGIVAAQSIGEPGTQLTLRTFHTGGVAAGGDITTGLPRVEELFEARKAPKGEAIISRIAGTAHVIFSEKYTDQRVVRLDHSEMVSDEYEIPKGWKVSVKEEDEVEAGAELATQDDAVIKAQHAGRVRIESGKVIVSYEVKETEEYDIPTTSRLIVQDGEKIEAGQPLTEGSLNPHTILRIKGRDACQQYLLREIQQVYRTQGQNINDKHFEVIIHKMLGKVQIIRPGDSHYLPQDLAARLEIRRVNEELVAQGKKPARYIEVLLGVTKAALETDSFLSASSFQHTIKVLSAAAVASRSDPLYGLKENIMIGKLIPAGTGFEPGQFSDETPGEEPTGEALEGRVLDLFDEDPEDDFLVDDLDEIEDEELEEELDDEEALEDELDDDEDEDELEIIE, encoded by the coding sequence CTTCGTCCAGAGAAGGACGGATTGTTCTGCGAAGCCATTTTTGGCCCCACCCGTGATTATCAATGTTATTGTGGTAAGTATAAGAACCCTCGTTATAAGGGTATTGTTTGTGACAAGTGCGGTGTGGAAGTCACTCGTTCGGCTGTCCGCCGTGAACGCATGGGCCATATCGAATTGGCCGCCCCCGTTGCACATATCTGGTATACCCGCCGGATCCCTTCTTTCCTGGGCTTGATGCTCAACATCTCCCGCCGGAACCTGGACCGTGTGCTCTATTTCGCCCAATATATCGTCACTTACGTTGATGAGGATGCCCGCCAAAAGGCCCTCAAGCGACTTGAGGATGAGATCAGCCTTTCCGAACGTGAACTCGGTGAGCAGATCAACAATCAGATCGCTGACGTTAAGAAGAAACGCGATATTGACCTGAAAGCACTGGATGTAGAACGTCAGGCGATGGAAGAAAGTTATGACGAACAAATCGGCAGCCGGATTGACCCAGTCATTAAAGAAGGTCAGCGGCTGGAGAGCGAGATCTCGACCCGGATGGGTAAGAAGATCCGCAAGGCGATCACCTTCAACGCTTTCGACAATGAGACGTTGATTGTCGAAGCAGGCGATGAAGTGACCTCCGCTCATCTGATTGAAGTCCAGAAGATCGTCAAGGAAATGATGGAAGACCTTGAATCCGATCTTAAGGAAGAACGCGGCCGCGAAATTGAGAAGATCAAAATCCGCAAGGAAGAAGTCAAAGCGACCACCGAATTGAAAATGGAAGAACTGCGCAACGCATTGGAAGATCAGGCTGAGGAAACCCAGACTGAGTCGGCCAATTTGCGCGATGAACTTTATGAGTTGGAACCCTTTACCTTCCTAAGCGAATCTCGCTATCGTGATTTGAAATCACGCTGGGGTCAGGTTTTCCGAGCCGACATGGGTGCGGAAGCCTTCTATGACATCCTCAAGCGGATTGACCTGGACGCGATGTCCGAGGAACTTTGGGAAGAAATCCGAACCACCCGCAGTAAACAAAAACGTAAAAAGGCTACCCGCCGTTTGAGCATCATCGAATCATTCCGCCGCTCCAACAATAAGCCGGAATGGATGATTATGACCGTTCTGCCGGTGATCCCTCCTGACCTGCGCCCAATGGTGCAGTTGGATGGCGGTCGTTTTGCGACGTCCGACCTGAACGACCTTTATCGCCGTGTGATCAACCGCAACAACCGCCTTAAGAGGCTATTGGAACTGGGCGCTCCGGACGTGATCGTTCGGAATGAGAAGCGTATGCTCCAGGAAGCTGTTGACTCACTGATCGACAACTCCCAGCGCGGTAAGGCACTCTCCCGCCGTGGGCGGCGTGAACTGCGCTCCCTGAGCGATATGCTCAAAGGTAAGAAGGGCCGCTTCCGCCGGAACCTGTTGGGTAAACGTGTGGACTACTCCGGTCGTTCCGTGATCGTGGTCGGCCCCTATCTGAAATTACACCAATGCGGTCTGCCTAAGACCATGGCATTGGAACTCTATCGCCCCTTCGTGATTTCCCGCCTGGTTTCGCAGGAATATGCTGCGAACATCAAAGGCGCTCGCCGCTTCATTGAGCGCAACCGTCCTGAGGTTTGGGAGACCCTGGAAGAGGTGATCAAAGACCGTCCCGTGCTGTTGAACCGTGCTCCTACCCTCCACCGCTTGGGTATCCAGGCTTTTGAGCCGATCCTGGTGGAAGGCAGCGCCATTCAGTTGCACCCCCTGGTCACAACCGCTTTCAACGCTGACTTCGATGGCGACCAGATGGCTGTCCACGTTCCGCTTTCACAAAAAGCCGTGACGGAAGCCCGCGAGTTGATGTTGGCTACCAAGAACCTCTTGAAGCCTGCCAACGGCGAACCGATCATCAGCCCTTCCAAGGATATGGTGTTGGGTGTTTATTACCTGACTATGTTCATTGATCAGGAATTCAAGGGCCATGGTCGTATCTTTTCCAATATTGACGAAGTCAAGATGGCTTATGAGATGGGCCAGATTGATATCCACGCCCAGATCAAGATCCAGACTGAAACCTGGTATGACGAAATGAACCAGCGACTGCCTGAATCTGAGGTGCGTATCATTGAGACCACAGTGGGGCGGGTGCTCTTCAACAACGCGCTGACTGAACGGATGCGCTTCTTTAATGGCGAACTGGATAAGGGCGGCGTGAAAGACTTGATCGCCGAAACTTACGAAGTTTGCGGTCAGGAAGAAACCTGTATTATCGCTGACCGGATCAAAGAAGTTGGTTTCCAATATGCGACCCGTTCTGGGTCCACCATTGCGGTTGCTGACATCACCGTTCCTCCGCAAAAGCAGGAGATCATTCAGGAAGCCCTGAACAATGTTGATGTGATCACCCGAGACTTCCGCCGTGGTTTGCTGACCGAGCAGGAACGCGACGAGAAAACGATCGAGATCTGGCAGAATACCACCAATGCGGTGGCTTCTAAGGTGAAGGAATCCCTTGACCCGACCGGTGACCTGGCGACCATGGCTAACTGCGGCGCCAGCAAAGGTGGCTTCAACTCCATTGCCCAGCTCGCTGGTATGCGTGGCTTGATGGCAGACCCTGCCGGACGTATTATCCCGATGCCCATTCGCTCCAACTTCCGTGAAGGTCTGAATGCTCTTGAGTACTTCATCTCCACCCACGGTGCCCGCAAGGGTTTGGCCGATACCGCCCTCCGTACTGCGGATGCCGGTTACCTGACCCGCCGTTTGGTCGATGTGGCCCAGGATGTGATTGTCAATGAAGAAGACTGTGGCACAACCAATGGTATTTGGATCAATGCAGAAGATGATGTCGCCGGACAATCCTTGTCCGAGCGGATTTATGGTCGTGTTTTGGCTGAGCGGGTGATTGATCCCAAGACAGGTGAGATCATCTTTGAGGCGAATGAACTCCTGACCCACGAGAATGTTAAAAAGGTCATCAACGCTGGCGTGCAGAAAATCAAAGTGCGCTCACCTCTGACCTGTGAAATGGTTCACGGTATTTGCGCCAGCTGCTATGGCGTGGATTTGGGCCGTGGTGACAAGGTCAAACTTGGTTCCACAGTGGGTATTGTGGCAGCTCAGTCCATTGGTGAGCCTGGTACGCAGCTGACCCTGCGGACGTTCCATACCGGTGGTGTGGCCGCCGGTGGTGACATCACAACCGGTCTCCCCCGTGTTGAAGAGTTGTTCGAAGCTCGCAAGGCGCCGAAAGGTGAAGCGATCATCTCCCGGATTGCCGGGACAGCTCATGTGATCTTCTCTGAAAAATACACCGACCAACGGGTTGTTCGCCTGGACCACAGTGAAATGGTCTCAGATGAATATGAAATCCCGAAGGGCTGGAAAGTCTCCGTCAAGGAAGAGGACGAAGTTGAAGCTGGTGCCGAACTGGCGACTCAGGATGACGCTGTCATCAAAGCCCAGCACGCCGGTCGTGTCCGTATTGAAAGCGGCAAAGTGATCGTTTCGTACGAGGTCAAGGAAACAGAGGAATATGACATTCCGACCACCTCCCGCCTGATCGTTCAGGACGGTGAAAAGATCGAAGCCGGTCAACCGCTGACCGAAGGTTCGCTGAACCCGCACACCATCCTGCGCATCAAAGGCCGGGATGCTTGTCAGCAATATCTGCTCCGTGAGATCCAGCAGGTTTACCGGACTCAGGGTCAGAACATCAACGATAAACACTTCGAAGTCATCATTCACAAGATGCTGGGTAAAGTGCAGATCATCCGCCCGGGTGATTCCCACTACCTGCCGCAGGACCTGGCTGCCCGCCTGGAGATCCGCCGTGTGAATGAGGAACTCGTTGCCCAGGGCAAGAAACCTGCTCGTTACATCGAAGTTTTGCTGGGTGTGACGAAGGCCGCTCTGGAAACCGATTCGTTCCTTTCCGCTTCATCCTTCCAGCACACCATCAAGGTGCTCTCCGCCGCTGCGGTGGCCTCCCGTTCGGATCCGCTCTATGGCCTGAAAGAGAACATCATGATCGGTAAGCTGATCCCCGCCGGTACAGGTTTTGAACCGGGGCAGTTCTCAGATGAGACACCTGGCGAAGAACCCACTGGTGAGGCTTTGGAAGGTCGGGTTTTGGACCTCTTTGATGAGGACCCAGAGGATGATTTCCTGGTTGATGATCTCGATGAGATTGAAGACGAGGAATTGGAAGAAGAACTCGATGACGAAGAAGCACTCGAAGATGAACTTGATGATGATGAGGATGAAGACGAATTAGAGATCATCGAGTAA